TGCGCTCGGCGACGGCACAATCAGGATCTACAACGCGGACGGGTCTTTGGCGGACAGCGCGTTCGCCAGTGGCTTGGCCGGCCTGGATACGTATCTCGCCTTCGGTCGAGGAGGTGACGGCTTTGGTAAGGCGTTATATGTCCTGAGCGGACGCGAACTGCTTCGTTTTAACAAGAAAGGAAAAGCGACCGTGATCGGATCGGGCTTCAACATTGGTCCTTCATCGGGCACCGGTTTTGTATTCGGTCCCGACAAGGCGCTGTATGTGTCCGATTACTACGAAAACCGCGTCCTCAAGATCTCCCGAGGGAATGGCGGGCGAGGTGCCTGCCGCGAACGGCCCTGAAAAACCACTATGAACATCCAAGCATGAACCAACGGTTCATAGATGCCGTACTATGCGTTATCACGCTTAATCTATGAACACGCCGACAAACGTTCGACGCATGACGTGGTGTCGCAATGTCGGCACTGACCCTGGCTCCCGCACAGCCCAAGAGGTGATGGATTCGGCAAGGATCTGTATGTCCTCAGCGGACGCGAACTGCTTCGGTTTAATAAGCAAGGAAAAGCCACCGTGATCGGATCGGCTTCAATATTGGTCCTTCACCGGGCACGGGTTTTGTGTTCGGGCCTGACAGGTCGCTGGATGTTTCCGATTACTATGAAAACCGCCTTCTCAAGATCTCTCGAGGAAACGGCGGACGAGGACACTGCCGCGCAAGGCCTTGAACTCCGATGGCGGCGTGCCCTCGCGCGATGTGGATATCCGTGTCGGGATGGCGTGCACCATGCTGGCGCCGCACGGGCGCCTCCCTCATTAACGAAGGCGTCGTGCGTCGAAGAACCAGCCTTTCCAAAAAATGACCAGGCGGTTCGGATTTTTGACGAAAACAACAGTGCACCCTAAATCGACCACGGACACCGGATTGGGCAATCCCAGACGTGACGCGCTTGCGTGCGCCTGCTCGCGCAGATATAGACGCGGCTCCACCCGCTTTTCCTGGAAGTCAGGTGGCAAGCACACTTGGCTGCCAAACTGAACCTTATCTGTAGCTACTGTGAAAACATGCCCCACAAGCTGATCGGCCTCACGCTCATCCAGCGAAGTGATTTCCGCCCCATCGAGGGCAGCAGTGAACTTCCATTGCCCGATAACGCTACGTCCATCCCCGGCGGCATGCACTGGGAATCCCGGCCACGATGAAAGTGCAATAGCGGCGACGAGGGCGCAAGCATGCACGGGCTGGAATGAGATGAAGCAACGCAGAAACGGCATAACGCCTCCTATTTGTTCGGAGCTATGGTTGGCGTGACTCGGAATGGCGCACTCTCCTCTGCGCGGCGATGTATGAGCCCAAGCGCGATGACGTATTTTTTCTTTCCTTTCTCGATTACCGAGACTTTGGTCATCTGCGAAATATTATCGGCCGCACCGACAAAATCCCGTTGATTCACGTAGCCGAAAGTACCGCGGGCGCCGGTAGGGCCGGCGTTATAGGTAAGGCTAACAAGCGCATCAAATTGCGCTTGATTCAGTGTTACTTTAGTGTTCCGACGCACGACGCGTTCAGCGTCTCCAACCCGTCGGCCGAACTCCTGATCGACCATCGGCGCGCTAACTTTTCGTTTAAGTTCGTCCGCTGAACAAACCCCTTTGTGAGCAAGAATCCCAGCGCCCCAAGTGCAATGCCCTTTATTCTTGCCCATGTCATTGTAGTAGCGGTAGACAGCCTTCTCCGTCGCTTGCATCCGAGCGCGAGCGTCGGGACTCATCGACATCTGGACATTCGGCCCGGGTTCAGAGTCCGCTTCAAGTTTGGCGGTCATGAGTGCCTCCATCAGTTGAATGAGCACTCACGTTACCACCGAGAAACATCGAGCACTTGATGTCAAGCAGCCAGACAAAGCTTTTCCCTAACGATGCTAGCCACATTTGAAATTTGCGAAGTCGGCGCCCAGACTCATCGCAAGGGCCGCATACGGCTAAGCTTGTCACCCACTATCGGAACCAACCCCGACTCCATCAGCCACTGGCCTTGTCTACAGAATATAGACGCTCCAAATTGCGTAGATCGTATTGTCATACGACAAGTCTTAGAGGCTCAAAACGGAGTGTATCAACGTAGTTGTCGCGTCATCTCAAGCTGCTTGCTACAACGGGAAGGGACGAGAGAAAGAAATGCCTAAATGGCACCTACACGGCTTTTCGGCATTGAGAAAAAGCCAGAAGCGATTATCACGTTAACTCTTGAATTTGATTGGTGGGCCTCCCGTGAGTCGAACACGGCACCAACGGATTATGAGTCCGCTGCTCTAACCAAGCATGAGCTAGAGGCCCTAAATCGGTGCGGCGGGAGTTGCTGAGAACTCGCCACCGTCCGGACAGCGCCGGAACGAAGTGGCGAGAGGATATTGCTTTTGACCTCAGCCCGTCAAGCCTTAGTTTCCTTCGAGGAAGCTCTTCAGCTTGTCGGAACGCGACGGGTGACGCAGCTTGCGCAGCGCTTTCGCCTCGATCTGGCGAATCCGCTCGCGCGTCACGTCGAACTGTTTGCCCACTTCTTCCAGCGTATGGTCGGTCGACATTTCGATGCCGAAGCGCATGCGCAGCACCTTGGCCTCGCGCGGCGTCAGCGAATCGAGCACATCCTTGACCACGCCGCGCATCGACGCGTGCAAGGCGGCATCCGACGGCGCCAGCGTGTTGTTGTCTTCGATGAAGTCGCCCAGGTGGGAATCGTCATCGTCGCCAATCGGCGTTTCCATCGAGATCGGCTCTTTCGCGATCTTCATGATCTTCCGGATTTTGTCTTCCGGCATTTCCATCTTGATCGCGAGCGTCGCCGGATCCGGCTCGGCGCCGGTTTCCTGCAGGATCTGGCGCGAGATCCGGTTCATCTTGTTGATCGTCTCGATCATGTGCACCGGAATGCGGATGGTGCGCGCCTGGTCGGCGATCGAACGCGTGATCGCCTGGCGGATCCACCACGTCGCATAGGTCGAGAACTTGTAGCCGCGGCGATATTCGAACTTGTCCACCGCCTTCATCAGGCCGATGTTGCCTTCCTGGATCAGGTCGAGGAATTGCAGGCCGCGGTTGGTGTATTTCTTGGCGATCGAAATCACCAGGCGCAGGTTGGCCTCGGTCATTTCGCGCTTGGCCTTGCGCGCCTTCATTTCGCCGGCCGCCATCTGGCGGTTGATGTTGCGCAGGTCCGGCAGCGGCAGCACCACGCGCGCCTGCAGGTCGATCAGCCGCTGCTGCAGTTCCTTGATGGTCGGGATGTTGCGGCCGAGGATGGCGCTGTACGCATGCCCCGCGTTGACTTCGCCGTCCACCCATTCGAGGTTGGTTTCGTTGCCCGGGAAGACCTTGATGAAGTGGGCGCGCGGCATGCCGCACTTGTTCACCGCAACGTCGAGGATCTGCTTTTCGATGTGGCGCACTTCGTCCACCTGGCCGCGCAGGGTATCGCACAGCTTCTCGACGACTTTTGCCGTGAAGCGGATGCCCAGCAGCTCGTTGGAAATAGTTTCCTGCGCCTTGACGTAGGCTTTCGAGTTGTAGCCGTCCTTTTCGAAGGCCTTGCGCATCTTGTCGAACTGCACCGAGATGGTTTCGAACTTCTCCATCGCGGCCGCCTTCAGCGCTTCGAGCTGCTCGGCCGAGAAGCCCGCCGCGCCGCCGGCGCTGGTCTCTTCTTCTTCCTCGGCTTCCTCTTCGTCGGCGTCTTCTTCTTCCTCGTCGTCATCGGACGCGGCAGGCGCCGGCGCCGGCGCAGCCACGCCTTCGTTCTCGTCGACCATGCCGTCGACGATCTCGTCGATCTTGGTCTCGTCGTTCTGGATGCGGATCGCCGCCGAAATGATCTCGGCAATCGTCACCGGGCAGGCCGAAATCGCCTGGATCATATCCTTCAGTCCGTCTTCGATGCGCTTGGCGATTTCGATCTCGCCTTCGCGCGTGAGCAGCTCGACCGAGCCCATCTCGCGCATGTACATGCGCACCGGATCGGTGGTGCGGCCGAAGTCGGAGTCGACCGTCGACAGCGCCGCTTCGGCGGCCGCTTCAGCCTCGTCGTCACTGGTGACGGTGGCCACGTTGTCGGTCAGCAGCAGCGATTCGGCATCGGGCGCGTGTTCGTACACGGCGATGCCCATGTCGTTGAAGGTGCCGATGATGCCTTCAATTGCTTCCGGATCGACGATGTTCTCGGGCAGATGGTCGTTGATCTCGGCGTAGGTCAGGAAGCCGCGCTCCTTGCCGAACTTGATCAGCGTCTTGAGCTTGTTGCGGCGCTTCTCGAGCTCTTCCTCGGACGCCTCGGTGTCCGACGAGAAGGCGTCTTTCAGCAGCGCCTTTTCCTTGGCCTTGCGGTCCTTGGCCTTGGCCTTGTCGACCGCCTTCAGTTCGGCGCGTTCGACCGCATTGAGCGCGGCGACTTCGTCGTTTTCAGGCTGGAATTCCTTCGGCTTGCGCCCGCGCCGGCCAGGCACCTTGACCGACGGCAGGACGTAACCGGACGTGTCGATCGCGGCCAGCGCGGCGGCGTCGGTAGTCTGGCTGACGACAGGCGTGGTGCTCACGACACGAGCTTCGGCCTTGTCTTGCGCTTTATCCGCCTTGGCGGACGTTTTCGCTGGCTTTTCAGCCAATTTGGGTTCGGGTTTCTTGGTTGGCACAGGCGCTTTCGATGTCACAACGACTAGCTTTACGATGGATTGAGATAAAGTTTGTTGCCGCCCTTCCGGGCCTACGTCTCCCGGCCAGCCCTCGCAGGCCAACCTGGCACTACTGCACTCTTACACCTTTACATCACCTGCAGGCACGACCGGCGCCGCCATGTTCAATGGCATTCCACTGAAGCACCGACGGTTGGGGGCGTTGACCTGTGGCGTCGGCAGACTGTCGTCTGCCACCATAGCTGGCCCTGCCGCCGGCGCCTCGCTCGCGCGCCGATCAAGAGCCTAAAGTCTGACAAGCTTGCCGTCTTGCGGACGATAGAAATCGCTTCCTAAGACACAATACTTATCGTTTTATTATAGCACGCACCCCAACTTTTTCCAGTGACCGGCAACCCTTGAACTGTAGCAACTTTAACACTTCAGCGCGGTGTCTTGTCGGCCGCATCTTCGCGCGCCAACTGATCCTGCATCGCCGTAATTTCGCGGTACCGCACCCCCATCTGATCTGAGGTCAGACCGGAAGAAAACAACTGGTTCAATTCCTGTTTTAACGCCTCCATCTTGATCTGGCGCACCGTAGCGGCCAGGAATTGCTTCACCGCGTCGAAGTCCGATTCCGGTTCCGAGGCAATCTCGGCGATCAGGCTGTCGTACTCCACGCTCGTTTCATGCAGATGCTGCGACAAGGCCGCGAAGCCGCCGCCCGGCCCCAGTGCCTGGCCGGCCGCCACCAGCTGGCGCAGCCGCTCGGCCGATTCGGCGCCGAAGTGATCGAAGCATTGCAGCGCCGACTCGTCCAGCTCCAGGCACAGCGGCGGATGCGCCACCAGGATGCGCAGGATCTGCAGCTCCAGCCCCACCGGCTGCGGCCGCCCCTGCTTCGGCGGCGCCCGCTTGGCCACCGACACCGGCTTTGCCAGTTCAAATAACGCTTCGATTTCCGCCGGGGTTGACTGGGTGATGCTGGCCAGCCCGCGCACGATCTGGAGTCGCAGCGACGACGGCGTCATCGCCTGCAGCAGCGGCTTGGCGTCGAACTGGGCACGCGCACGCCCTTCCGGCGTCGACAGATCGTGGTCGCCCGACGCTTCGCGAATCAGGAATTGCGACAAGGGCATCGCTTCGTGGATTTCCTGCTCGAACGCTTCGAAGCCGCGCTCGCGCACGAAGCTGTCCGGGTCGTGCTCTTGCGGCAGGAACAGGAACTTGATGGTCTTGTTGTCGGTCACTTGCGGCAGGCAGGCTTCGAGCGCGCGGCGGGCCGCCTTTCGGCCGGCCCGGTCGCCGTCGAAACTGAAGATCACGGTGTCGGTTTGGCGCAACAGTTTCTGCACGTGAGTCGTGGTGCAGGCGGTGCCGAGCGTCGCGACCGCTTGCGGGAAGCCGAGCTGGGCCAGTGCGACCACGTCCATATAGCCTTCCGTCACCAGCACGTAGCCGGCGTCGCGGATCGCCTGGCGCGCCTCGAACAGGCCGTACAGCTCGAAGCCCTTCTGGAATAGCGGCGTTTCCGGCGAGTTCAGGTATTTCGGCTCGCCCTGGTCGAGCACGCGGCCGCCGAAGCCGATCACCTGGCCTTTGGTGTTGCGGATCGGGAACATGATGCGTTCGCGGAAACGGTCGTAGCGCTTCTTGTTGCCGCCGTCCTCGTCCACGCGGTCGATCACCAGGCCGGACTCCACCAGCGCCAGCGCGTCGTAGTCGGGGAACACGGCTTTCAGGCTGTCCCAGCCGGACGGCGCGTAGCCCATGCCGAAGCGCGCCGCCACTTCGCCGGTCAGGCCGCGGTTCTTCAAATAGGCGATGGCGTTGTCGGCGCCGCGCAGCTGGGCGCGGTAGAAATCGCAGGCCTGGGTCATCGCGTCGGTCAGCGCCAGCGACTGCGCCGCGGCGGCCGCGCGCTGGGCCGGCGGGATCTTGTCGTCGTTGTCCGGCACCACCATGCCGACGCCCTGGGCCAGGTCCTTCACCGCATCGATGAAGCCCATGCCCGAATACTCGATCATGAAGCCGATCGAGGTGCCGTGCGCGCCGCAGCCGAAGCAGTGATAGAACTGCTTGGTCGGGCTGACCGTGAAACTGGGGGACTTTTCGTTGTGGAACGGGCACAGGCCCATGAAGTTGGCGCCGCCCTTTTTCAGCTGGACGTAGCGGCCGACCACGTCGACGATGTCGACACGGTTGAGCAAATCGGTGATGAATGTTTGTGGAATCACGTCAGATGGTCAGTCTTTGTCTAAAGTCAGACTATACCGCCAGCCGCTCATCAAATTGATTTGCAACAACTTACGCGGCGGCGACAACACCGGGGCCAGGTCCGGCGGACCTGACCCCATTTTCAGGCGACCCTTATGCGGCCGACAGCGCCTTCTTGATCAGGCTCGACACCAGGCCCATGTCGGTGCCCTTCGGCATCTTCGGCTTGATGATGGCCATCACCTTGCCCATGTCCTGGGGACCGGCGGCGCCCGAAGCGGCCACCGCATCGGCCACGGCCGCGTTAATTTCCGCTTCCGACAAGCCGGCCGGCATGTAGGCTGCCAGCACGGCCAGCTCGGCCTTTTCGATGTCGGCCAGGTCGGTCCGGCCGCCCGCTTCGAACTGGCTGATCGAGTCCTTGCGCTGCTTGATCATCTTTTCGACGATCGCCAGCGCCTGCTCGTCGGTCACTTCGATGCGCTCGTCGACTTCCTTGCGCTTGAGTTCGGCGATGATCAGGCGGATCGTGCCCAGCTTGCCCGCGTCTTTCGCGCGCATCGCCGTTTTCATGTCTTCGGTGATTTGGTCTTTCAAGCCCATGGCGTCCTCTTTTCGGTAGGTATAAAAGGCAAAACCCGCTGCGGTAGAACCGGAGCGGGTCTGCGATGCATCAGGCCATCATCCGGACAGACTTGCCGTCGCGGATCACTGGACTAGCAATCTTAGAATAATTTCTTTGGCAGTTGCTGGCTGCGGATGCGCTTGTAGTGACGCTTCACGGCAGCTGCCAGCTTGCGCTTGCGCTCAGCCGTTGGCTTTTCGTAGAACTCGCGTGCGCGCAGTTCGGTCAGCAGACCAGTTTTTTCAATGGTGCGCTTGAAGCGACGCATTGCGACTTCAAACGGCTCGTTTTCTTTAAGGCGAATAGTGGTCATGTAAAAATCAAACCGTTAGATGTTAGGGGAAGAACGAGATTCTAGCATCGTTTGCCGAGCAATGGAAGCTTTTCACTGTCCTGTTTCGAGTTCGCCACACCGCCGCCCTATGCCAGCGCCAGTCCCGCCGCCTGCGCCGAGGCCCACGCCCACTGGAAGTTGTAGCCGCCCAGCCAGCCCGTCACGTCGACCGCTTCGCCGATGAAATACAGGCCCGGCACCTTGTTCGCCATCATCGTTTGCTGCGACAGTTCGCGCGTGTCGATGCCGCCCAGGGTCACCTCGGCCTTGCGATAGCCTTCCGAGCCGGTCGGCACGATCGCCCAGCGGTTGACCGCGTCGCCCAGCTTGCGCAGCTTGGCGTCCTGCATGTCGGCCAGGCGCGCATCCAGCGCGATATCGCACGCCGCCAGCAGGCTTTCGGCCAGGCGCGCCGGCAACCACTGCGACATCAGGTTGCCCATCTGTTTTTTTAGAGTGCCCTTGCCTTCGATGAGTTCCGCGGCGACGT
This window of the Massilia sp. R2A-15 genome carries:
- the rpoD gene encoding RNA polymerase sigma factor RpoD translates to MPTKKPEPKLAEKPAKTSAKADKAQDKAEARVVSTTPVVSQTTDAAALAAIDTSGYVLPSVKVPGRRGRKPKEFQPENDEVAALNAVERAELKAVDKAKAKDRKAKEKALLKDAFSSDTEASEEELEKRRNKLKTLIKFGKERGFLTYAEINDHLPENIVDPEAIEGIIGTFNDMGIAVYEHAPDAESLLLTDNVATVTSDDEAEAAAEAALSTVDSDFGRTTDPVRMYMREMGSVELLTREGEIEIAKRIEDGLKDMIQAISACPVTIAEIISAAIRIQNDETKIDEIVDGMVDENEGVAAPAPAPAASDDDEEEEDADEEEAEEEEETSAGGAAGFSAEQLEALKAAAMEKFETISVQFDKMRKAFEKDGYNSKAYVKAQETISNELLGIRFTAKVVEKLCDTLRGQVDEVRHIEKQILDVAVNKCGMPRAHFIKVFPGNETNLEWVDGEVNAGHAYSAILGRNIPTIKELQQRLIDLQARVVLPLPDLRNINRQMAAGEMKARKAKREMTEANLRLVISIAKKYTNRGLQFLDLIQEGNIGLMKAVDKFEYRRGYKFSTYATWWIRQAITRSIADQARTIRIPVHMIETINKMNRISRQILQETGAEPDPATLAIKMEMPEDKIRKIMKIAKEPISMETPIGDDDDSHLGDFIEDNNTLAPSDAALHASMRGVVKDVLDSLTPREAKVLRMRFGIEMSTDHTLEEVGKQFDVTRERIRQIEAKALRKLRHPSRSDKLKSFLEGN
- the rpsU gene encoding 30S ribosomal protein S21 is translated as MTTIRLKENEPFEVAMRRFKRTIEKTGLLTELRAREFYEKPTAERKRKLAAAVKRHYKRIRSQQLPKKLF
- a CDS encoding lysozyme, giving the protein MTAKLEADSEPGPNVQMSMSPDARARMQATEKAVYRYYNDMGKNKGHCTWGAGILAHKGVCSADELKRKVSAPMVDQEFGRRVGDAERVVRRNTKVTLNQAQFDALVSLTYNAGPTGARGTFGYVNQRDFVGAADNISQMTKVSVIEKGKKKYVIALGLIHRRAEESAPFRVTPTIAPNK
- the dnaG gene encoding DNA primase, translated to MIPQTFITDLLNRVDIVDVVGRYVQLKKGGANFMGLCPFHNEKSPSFTVSPTKQFYHCFGCGAHGTSIGFMIEYSGMGFIDAVKDLAQGVGMVVPDNDDKIPPAQRAAAAAQSLALTDAMTQACDFYRAQLRGADNAIAYLKNRGLTGEVAARFGMGYAPSGWDSLKAVFPDYDALALVESGLVIDRVDEDGGNKKRYDRFRERIMFPIRNTKGQVIGFGGRVLDQGEPKYLNSPETPLFQKGFELYGLFEARQAIRDAGYVLVTEGYMDVVALAQLGFPQAVATLGTACTTTHVQKLLRQTDTVIFSFDGDRAGRKAARRALEACLPQVTDNKTIKFLFLPQEHDPDSFVRERGFEAFEQEIHEAMPLSQFLIREASGDHDLSTPEGRARAQFDAKPLLQAMTPSSLRLQIVRGLASITQSTPAEIEALFELAKPVSVAKRAPPKQGRPQPVGLELQILRILVAHPPLCLELDESALQCFDHFGAESAERLRQLVAAGQALGPGGGFAALSQHLHETSVEYDSLIAEIASEPESDFDAVKQFLAATVRQIKMEALKQELNQLFSSGLTSDQMGVRYREITAMQDQLAREDAADKTPR
- a CDS encoding GatB/YqeY domain-containing protein, with the translated sequence MGLKDQITEDMKTAMRAKDAGKLGTIRLIIAELKRKEVDERIEVTDEQALAIVEKMIKQRKDSISQFEAGGRTDLADIEKAELAVLAAYMPAGLSEAEINAAVADAVAASGAAGPQDMGKVMAIIKPKMPKGTDMGLVSSLIKKALSAA